A genome region from Bradyrhizobium sp. WSM1417 includes the following:
- a CDS encoding L-2-amino-thiazoline-4-carboxylic acid hydrolase — translation MAEIIHPFYEAHRGAMEAAMGERLDLAEAMLRVRAQLSEIEGIRREVMDEFEIVLTQMPYVGGAASRMSDFFMRLMGFMAISRVLRRHGVPLPVIGEIERETYKAQLLTVSEAERLASGRQFMSSENQALLREQAARSASESHQTEFPEDFVYDFVEPDAGDSFEFGINYKACGFCKLAARHGDKEILPNICGLDFVAYAARGIRLERTQTLAGGASHCNFRFSRLALDQKAES, via the coding sequence ATGGCTGAGATCATCCATCCGTTTTACGAAGCGCATCGCGGTGCCATGGAGGCCGCCATGGGCGAGCGGCTCGACCTGGCCGAAGCAATGTTGCGTGTGCGCGCGCAGCTTTCTGAGATCGAAGGCATCAGGCGGGAGGTGATGGACGAATTCGAAATCGTGCTCACCCAAATGCCCTATGTCGGCGGCGCGGCAAGCCGCATGAGCGATTTCTTCATGCGTCTGATGGGCTTCATGGCCATCAGCCGGGTGCTGCGGCGCCACGGCGTGCCGCTGCCTGTGATCGGCGAGATCGAGCGGGAAACCTACAAGGCGCAATTGCTCACCGTATCGGAAGCGGAACGTCTCGCGTCCGGCCGTCAGTTCATGTCGTCGGAGAACCAGGCCTTGCTACGCGAGCAGGCGGCAAGAAGCGCGAGTGAAAGCCATCAGACCGAATTTCCGGAAGATTTCGTCTACGATTTCGTCGAGCCCGATGCGGGTGACAGTTTTGAATTCGGCATCAACTACAAGGCCTGCGGCTTCTGCAAACTCGCGGCGCGCCATGGCGACAAGGAGATCCTGCCGAATATTTGCGGGCTCGATTTCGTCGCCTACGCAGCGCGAGGCATCCGCCTGGAGAGGACGCAGACGCTCGCGGGCGGTGCCAGCCACTGCAATTTCCGGTTCTCGCGGCTTGCGTTGGATCAGAAAGCGGAGAGCTAA
- a CDS encoding MaoC family dehydratase → MTQAPAFETDFWKDANLRKVWDDIVPGEPRKTIPYKLTLEAIQLYCRSVGEDHPLYFDETYAKKTPYGGLIAPPSIHILLMFACTPTDDWMRTPGTINAGQSWSYNKPARPGDTITLQARALDKFIKRERLFVVHDNVFFNQHGDVICSGRGQTIRPA, encoded by the coding sequence ATGACGCAAGCGCCGGCATTCGAGACCGATTTCTGGAAGGACGCCAATCTGCGCAAGGTGTGGGACGACATCGTCCCGGGTGAGCCGCGCAAGACGATCCCCTACAAGCTGACGCTGGAAGCTATCCAGCTCTACTGCCGCTCCGTCGGCGAAGACCACCCGCTCTATTTCGACGAGACCTACGCGAAGAAAACTCCTTATGGCGGGCTGATCGCCCCGCCGTCGATCCACATCCTGCTGATGTTCGCCTGCACCCCCACCGACGACTGGATGCGAACGCCGGGGACCATTAATGCCGGTCAATCCTGGAGTTACAACAAACCGGCACGGCCCGGAGACACCATCACGCTGCAGGCACGCGCACTGGACAAATTCATCAAGCGCGAGCGCCTCTTCGTCGTCCACGACAACGTGTTCTTCAACCAGCACGGCGACGTCATTTGTTCCGGCCGTGGCCAGACGATCCGCCCCGCCTGA
- a CDS encoding IclR family transcriptional regulator C-terminal domain-containing protein, which produces MPFWGYAQRALEDLRNDIGESCALAVLDETDIVYALRLPARRILSANLGIGSRLPAHLVSLGRVLLANLTPEQKAQYLATTPLKSVTPRTIIDPKRLAQELQLTEKRGYAWVDGELDPAICGMAVPIRDQGGSVVAAISINLISGTLNEAAAKKRYLVRLQKTAQDIRTQSVSLS; this is translated from the coding sequence TTGCCGTTCTGGGGCTATGCTCAGCGCGCGCTCGAAGATCTTCGCAACGACATCGGCGAATCCTGCGCCCTCGCGGTGCTCGATGAAACTGATATCGTCTATGCCCTGAGGCTTCCGGCGCGGCGTATCCTCTCCGCCAATCTCGGGATCGGCAGCCGGCTCCCCGCGCATCTCGTCTCGTTGGGACGCGTGCTTCTGGCTAACCTTACTCCGGAACAGAAAGCTCAATATTTGGCAACCACGCCACTCAAGTCAGTGACGCCACGGACCATCATTGATCCCAAACGCCTCGCTCAGGAACTGCAATTGACGGAGAAGCGGGGATACGCCTGGGTCGATGGCGAGCTCGATCCGGCGATTTGCGGCATGGCTGTTCCAATTCGCGATCAGGGCGGCAGCGTGGTTGCGGCGATCAGCATCAATCTGATTTCCGGGACGCTGAACGAGGCGGCCGCAAAGAAACGATATCTCGTGCGACTTCAGAAGACCGCCCAGGACATTCGGACTCAATCGGTGTCGTTGTCGTGA
- a CDS encoding sugar ABC transporter substrate-binding protein, with the protein MSGTEDFSTTRRDLLQAAATAGAATAILGSMGINPALAAEVGRSEKPLKAAFSNAGLQATWCAQGKQAAEFWGKLFNVEVTWFDGQLDAVKQRAAIDNMASQKWDFVAIQAFGIGTLTQPVQKMIDAGTPVIDMDTLIAPLDQINVHSFLAPDNEFMGASVTQALCNAMGGKGKIIMTQGALGHTGAQGRAKGFNNVVKQFPGIEVLDTQPADWDVSKTARLWETYLTKYPQIDAAFFHNDDMALAAANIMKARGRTNILIGGVDAMPPAIQAVSEGRMFATVRNPSCRIHGGAVIAGVSAVVGGEKSGQGIPKNVVTDGPVVTKANAAGMQWMQDHFLI; encoded by the coding sequence ATGTCCGGGACGGAAGATTTCTCGACGACGAGGCGCGATCTTCTTCAGGCGGCGGCGACCGCCGGCGCCGCGACTGCCATCCTCGGCAGCATGGGCATTAACCCCGCCCTTGCAGCCGAAGTCGGACGCAGCGAGAAGCCGCTGAAGGCGGCATTCTCCAACGCAGGCCTGCAGGCGACCTGGTGCGCGCAGGGCAAACAGGCCGCGGAATTCTGGGGCAAGCTGTTCAACGTCGAGGTCACCTGGTTCGACGGCCAGCTCGATGCCGTGAAGCAACGCGCGGCGATCGACAACATGGCCTCGCAGAAATGGGACTTCGTCGCGATCCAGGCCTTCGGCATCGGCACCCTCACCCAGCCGGTGCAGAAGATGATCGACGCCGGCACGCCCGTGATTGACATGGACACGCTGATTGCGCCGCTGGACCAGATCAATGTCCACTCCTTCCTCGCCCCCGACAACGAGTTCATGGGCGCCTCCGTGACGCAGGCGCTGTGCAACGCCATGGGCGGCAAGGGCAAGATCATCATGACGCAAGGAGCGCTCGGCCACACCGGCGCGCAGGGCCGCGCCAAGGGCTTCAACAATGTCGTGAAGCAATTCCCCGGGATCGAGGTGCTCGACACCCAGCCGGCAGACTGGGATGTGTCGAAGACCGCGCGCCTCTGGGAAACTTACCTGACCAAGTATCCGCAGATCGACGCCGCGTTCTTCCACAATGACGACATGGCGCTCGCCGCCGCCAACATCATGAAGGCGCGGGGCCGCACCAACATCCTGATCGGCGGTGTCGATGCGATGCCGCCGGCGATCCAGGCGGTCAGCGAAGGCCGCATGTTCGCGACCGTCCGCAATCCGTCCTGCCGCATCCATGGCGGCGCCGTCATCGCGGGCGTTTCCGCCGTGGTCGGCGGCGAAAAGAGCGGACAGGGCATTCCCAAGAACGTCGTCACCGACGGTCCGGTCGTCACCAAGGCCAATGCTGCCGGGATGCAATGGATGCAGGATCACTTCCTGATCTGA
- a CDS encoding ABC transporter permease has protein sequence MASSETALAAGQRARGLAPFLRSQMRNIAPFLTLIFLSGFFALASPSFATLDNLGNILTQVSVTGIIAVGLTFVILCAEIDLSIASIANVTGIAVAYFTLQESYVNIPNIPLPGAAAILLAILLCAFLGLVNALGLTMIGIPSFIMTLAMMQIAAGISALLVRGQIAYKVPGVITTLGSGSIGGIPWIVIVAAIMLLGGHLVLTYTRFGRYVYMVGGNREAAEYSGLNVKLILGAVMVISAVCSGIGGMLGVAHFGSAQQNEFDTYLLDSIAAVVVGGTSLFGGRGGIGNTIVGLFVLGVLNNGLDHVNIDSFLKILIRGLILLAALVINVYAQRLREKAVE, from the coding sequence ATGGCGAGCAGTGAGACGGCTTTGGCGGCGGGGCAACGGGCGCGCGGGTTAGCGCCGTTCCTGCGCTCGCAGATGCGCAACATCGCCCCGTTCCTGACGCTGATCTTTCTCTCCGGCTTCTTTGCGCTGGCCAGTCCCTCGTTCGCGACCCTGGACAATCTCGGCAACATCCTGACCCAGGTGTCGGTCACAGGCATCATCGCCGTCGGCCTCACCTTCGTGATCCTCTGCGCCGAGATCGACCTCTCGATTGCCAGCATCGCCAACGTCACCGGCATCGCGGTCGCCTACTTCACGCTCCAGGAATCCTACGTCAACATTCCCAACATTCCCCTGCCCGGCGCCGCGGCGATCCTGCTGGCCATTTTGCTGTGCGCGTTTCTCGGCCTCGTCAATGCGCTGGGGCTGACAATGATCGGCATCCCCTCCTTCATCATGACCTTGGCGATGATGCAGATCGCGGCCGGAATCTCGGCGCTGCTGGTGCGCGGCCAGATCGCCTACAAGGTGCCCGGCGTGATCACCACGCTCGGCTCCGGATCGATCGGCGGCATCCCATGGATCGTCATCGTCGCCGCGATCATGCTGCTCGGCGGGCATCTGGTGCTGACCTACACGCGCTTCGGCCGCTACGTCTACATGGTCGGCGGCAACCGCGAGGCGGCCGAATATTCCGGCCTCAACGTCAAGCTCATCCTCGGCGCGGTGATGGTCATTTCGGCGGTGTGCTCCGGTATCGGCGGCATGCTCGGCGTCGCCCATTTCGGCAGCGCGCAGCAGAACGAGTTCGACACCTATTTGCTCGACTCCATCGCCGCCGTCGTGGTCGGGGGCACCAGCCTGTTCGGCGGCCGCGGCGGTATCGGCAACACCATCGTCGGTCTGTTCGTTCTCGGCGTTCTCAATAACGGCCTCGACCACGTCAACATCGACAGCTTCCTGAAGATCCTGATCCGCGGCCTGATCCTGCTGGCGGCGCTGGTCATCAACGTCTATGCGCAGCGCCTGAGGGAAAAGGCGGTGGAATAG
- a CDS encoding tripartite tricarboxylate transporter substrate binding protein, whose translation MNWMARARTLWLAIGLVLLSLTIPLGLASAQQFPPSQIKIVVPFPAGGTTDILARFIAQYLGDKLGVSTIVENRAGASGTIGSETVAKAPPDGSVLLITATHHVINPSLFRQLPYDTQVAFSPVAVVASAPNALVVSKEFPARNVAELIALAKKDPGKLSFGSSGIGGANHLSGELFKQMAGVDIVHIPYKGAAPAMNDLLGGHIPIMFDTLPTVLPAASAGNIRVLAVTSMTRAAALPDVPTLDEAGVKGFEATAWFGMYMPAANGNPAYSRLVEVMSEILASPAIAEKFATQGVTPGKLSGAEFTRFVDAEIRKWSAVVKQANVPLE comes from the coding sequence ATGAACTGGATGGCAAGGGCGAGAACGCTCTGGCTCGCTATCGGCCTGGTGCTGCTATCGTTGACGATCCCGCTGGGCTTGGCATCAGCCCAGCAGTTTCCTCCGAGCCAGATCAAGATCGTCGTGCCGTTCCCGGCTGGCGGCACCACGGACATTCTCGCGCGCTTCATCGCGCAATACCTCGGTGACAAGCTCGGCGTTTCGACCATCGTGGAAAATCGCGCCGGCGCGTCCGGCACCATTGGGTCCGAGACGGTTGCGAAAGCGCCCCCCGACGGCAGCGTGTTGCTGATCACCGCGACCCACCACGTCATCAATCCGAGCCTGTTCCGCCAGCTGCCCTATGACACGCAGGTGGCCTTCTCACCCGTGGCCGTGGTCGCGAGCGCGCCGAACGCACTCGTGGTCTCCAAGGAGTTTCCGGCGAGAAACGTCGCTGAGCTCATCGCGCTGGCGAAGAAGGATCCGGGCAAGCTGTCGTTCGGCTCCTCCGGAATCGGGGGCGCCAATCATCTGTCCGGCGAACTTTTCAAGCAAATGGCGGGCGTCGACATCGTCCACATCCCCTACAAGGGAGCCGCGCCCGCGATGAACGATCTGCTTGGCGGCCATATTCCGATCATGTTCGACACGCTTCCAACCGTGCTTCCGGCCGCCTCGGCCGGCAACATCCGCGTCCTCGCGGTCACCAGCATGACGCGCGCGGCGGCGCTTCCCGACGTTCCGACGCTCGATGAAGCCGGCGTCAAAGGTTTTGAAGCGACCGCCTGGTTCGGCATGTATATGCCGGCGGCGAATGGCAATCCTGCCTATTCCAGGCTGGTCGAGGTCATGAGCGAAATTCTGGCCTCCCCGGCAATTGCCGAGAAGTTCGCAACACAGGGGGTCACTCCCGGCAAACTATCGGGCGCTGAATTCACCCGTTTCGTGGATGCCGAGATCAGGAAATGGTCGGCTGTCGTCAAGCAGGCCAACGTGCCGCTCGAATAG
- a CDS encoding MaoC family dehydratase: MSTSFENLTVGDTIDGPKFDVSRESIRLFCDGSLDYNPLHLDDDYMKNSFGKTNFGGIIMHGMNNFGLITRMLTDWAYPAGAIQRRLETRWLKPVKPGDTIQPLGVVKSKQSTQKSRWVLIDVLVRNQRGEHVAAGEAMIEFPTSGSMAA, encoded by the coding sequence ATGAGCACCAGCTTCGAGAACCTCACCGTGGGCGACACGATCGACGGCCCAAAGTTCGACGTCTCGCGCGAATCCATCCGTCTGTTTTGCGACGGGTCGCTCGACTACAACCCCCTGCACCTCGACGACGACTACATGAAAAACAGTTTCGGCAAGACCAATTTCGGCGGCATCATCATGCACGGCATGAACAATTTCGGGCTGATCACCCGGATGCTGACGGATTGGGCCTATCCTGCCGGTGCCATTCAGCGGCGCCTGGAGACGCGCTGGCTCAAGCCTGTCAAGCCCGGGGACACCATTCAGCCGCTAGGCGTGGTGAAGTCCAAGCAGTCGACGCAGAAATCGCGTTGGGTGCTGATCGACGTACTGGTCCGCAATCAAAGGGGCGAGCACGTCGCGGCCGGTGAAGCCATGATCGAATTTCCGACATCCGGTTCAATGGCGGCCTGA
- a CDS encoding RidA family protein — MPPAHIVSHNPATVHAPAGGYCMGLELMQHRRLLFISGQVPQRSDGTVPDGFEAQCEQAWRNLIEVLAAAGLGIAHLVKVNTFLTDRNQLVTNRSIRRAMLGEHQPALTVVIVETVDSQWLLEIEAIAAE; from the coding sequence ATGCCCCCAGCTCACATCGTCAGTCACAATCCCGCAACGGTCCATGCTCCCGCCGGCGGTTATTGCATGGGACTTGAACTGATGCAGCATCGCCGCCTGTTGTTCATCAGCGGCCAGGTGCCCCAGAGATCCGACGGCACCGTGCCTGACGGTTTTGAGGCACAGTGCGAGCAGGCCTGGCGCAATTTGATCGAGGTGCTCGCTGCCGCCGGCCTTGGGATCGCGCATCTGGTCAAGGTCAACACGTTCCTGACCGACCGCAATCAACTCGTGACCAACCGCTCCATTCGTCGCGCGATGCTGGGCGAACACCAGCCCGCGCTGACGGTCGTGATCGTCGAGACCGTCGACAGCCAATGGCTGCTGGAGATCGAGGCGATCGCCGCGGAGTGA
- a CDS encoding DUF2946 family protein: protein MRARLQKFLPLVLLALVMQVLAPIAACLAAGQAVADPLSAAVICHSANEQGGLNDPAGTPVAHAGACALCCLAQMGASLDSPPHAALSVPFRHAERVVWHAAEASAGAVHKGSSAQARAPPQFS from the coding sequence ATGCGCGCACGGCTGCAAAAATTCCTCCCCCTGGTCCTGCTCGCCCTGGTGATGCAGGTGCTGGCGCCGATTGCCGCCTGTCTGGCGGCCGGCCAGGCCGTGGCCGATCCGCTGTCTGCCGCCGTCATCTGCCACAGCGCGAACGAGCAGGGCGGCCTGAACGATCCGGCGGGTACGCCGGTCGCACATGCCGGTGCGTGCGCCCTCTGTTGCCTGGCGCAGATGGGTGCGTCGCTCGATTCGCCGCCGCACGCCGCGCTTTCCGTTCCCTTCCGCCACGCCGAGCGCGTGGTGTGGCACGCGGCGGAGGCATCCGCCGGCGCCGTCCATAAGGGCTCGAGTGCCCAGGCGCGCGCCCCGCCTCAATTTTCCTGA
- a CDS encoding TonB-dependent receptor domain-containing protein, translating into MLRCHARRGVSVVTIQAALLASSSGAFAQGSSAVLPPITVEAPQQKRAPAVRPPRNSARSARVTPSLRTTPSPQQTASDQSAGAPGALTVLAAQQALAEINQTPGGVALVSAEAYRNSTPSNTIKDVLDYVPGVYAQPKWGDDTRLSIRGSGLSRNFHLRGVQLYMDGIPINTADGYGDFQEIDPSAYKYVEVFKGGNALQFGANSLGGAINFVTPTGRDAFPNGVSFDAGGFGYKRLQANAGGVNGPWDGFVTASTQAADGFRDHSFGSSNRLSGNVGYRFSPDVETRFYLNANEVRQRIPGTVTKTSALTDPEAAAPANVAMDQQRNIDTVRFANKTTVRFDDTKVEFGAFGVDRHLMHPIFQWLDYRYKDYGGFAKITDDRTIGGFRNRLVAGVNVLNGSIDNQQFANIGGQKGALLSSSLDRSENISAYVEDSFYVLPNLALIGGTQFLYATRNRQDRFLRDGDQSGATRFNLWSPKGGLLWQIDPSWQAFANVSRSAEVPSFGESAIGLGIPTIPFTSIHPQIATTYEIGTRMKRSDYAWELTAYRANIRDELQCLYSTFGNCNVTNADRTVHQGIEAGAGAAIFRDIFVNGPAPDKIWLNVAYSFNDFRFDQDPTFGSNRLPGAPSHYLRAELLYKHPTGVYFGPNIEWVPQAYFVDSMNTLTTEPYALLGLKAGFDNGGPMSAYVEGRNLTNKTYIASASIIDRATATSALFEPGTGRAVYAGMRYRW; encoded by the coding sequence ATGTTACGTTGTCATGCCCGCCGTGGTGTGAGCGTCGTTACCATTCAGGCCGCGCTGCTTGCATCGTCGAGCGGAGCCTTTGCCCAAGGCAGCAGCGCAGTGCTGCCGCCAATCACGGTTGAGGCGCCTCAGCAGAAGCGTGCGCCGGCGGTCCGACCGCCACGCAATTCTGCGCGATCGGCCCGCGTCACGCCAAGCCTGCGAACGACTCCATCACCGCAGCAAACCGCGAGCGACCAGAGTGCAGGGGCTCCGGGTGCCCTGACGGTTCTGGCGGCGCAACAAGCGCTGGCGGAGATTAACCAGACTCCGGGCGGCGTGGCGCTCGTCTCGGCCGAGGCGTACAGGAACTCGACGCCGTCCAACACGATCAAGGATGTTCTGGATTACGTGCCCGGCGTGTACGCCCAGCCCAAATGGGGCGACGACACCCGCCTTTCGATTCGCGGGTCCGGCCTGTCGCGCAATTTTCATCTGCGCGGTGTGCAGCTCTATATGGACGGCATTCCGATCAACACTGCGGATGGCTATGGCGATTTCCAGGAGATCGATCCGAGCGCCTACAAATATGTTGAAGTCTTCAAGGGCGGCAACGCGCTTCAGTTCGGCGCCAATTCGCTGGGAGGCGCGATCAACTTCGTGACCCCGACCGGCCGCGACGCGTTTCCGAACGGTGTGTCGTTCGATGCCGGAGGATTCGGCTACAAACGACTTCAGGCCAACGCAGGAGGCGTCAACGGGCCGTGGGACGGCTTCGTGACCGCTTCCACGCAGGCCGCAGACGGTTTTCGCGATCACAGCTTTGGCTCGAGCAACCGTTTGAGCGGTAATGTGGGCTATCGGTTCTCCCCGGATGTCGAGACACGGTTCTACCTCAACGCCAACGAAGTGCGGCAGCGAATCCCGGGTACCGTGACCAAGACATCCGCTTTGACCGATCCGGAAGCTGCTGCACCCGCGAATGTTGCGATGGATCAGCAGCGCAATATCGATACTGTCAGGTTCGCCAACAAAACCACCGTTCGTTTCGATGACACCAAGGTCGAATTCGGCGCCTTTGGCGTCGATCGGCATTTGATGCATCCGATCTTCCAGTGGCTGGACTACCGTTACAAGGACTACGGCGGATTCGCGAAGATCACGGATGACCGCACCATTGGCGGCTTCCGCAACAGGCTGGTCGCGGGCGTCAATGTGCTAAACGGCAGCATCGACAACCAGCAGTTCGCCAACATTGGCGGACAGAAGGGTGCACTGCTTTCTTCCTCGCTCGATCGGTCGGAGAATATTTCCGCCTACGTTGAAGACAGCTTCTACGTCCTTCCAAATCTTGCGCTCATCGGCGGCACGCAATTTCTGTACGCGACCCGCAACCGGCAAGATCGTTTCCTTAGGGATGGGGATCAATCGGGCGCAACACGCTTTAATCTCTGGTCGCCGAAAGGCGGTCTGCTGTGGCAAATCGATCCGAGCTGGCAGGCCTTCGCCAATGTCTCGCGGAGCGCCGAGGTGCCGAGCTTTGGCGAAAGCGCGATTGGTCTCGGCATTCCGACGATCCCGTTCACCAGCATCCACCCGCAGATTGCGACCACGTACGAAATCGGGACTCGCATGAAGCGATCCGATTATGCCTGGGAACTGACGGCCTACCGGGCCAACATTCGCGACGAATTGCAATGTCTCTATAGTACTTTCGGCAATTGCAATGTGACCAATGCCGACCGCACCGTCCATCAAGGCATCGAGGCCGGTGCGGGTGCAGCAATCTTTCGTGACATCTTCGTCAACGGCCCGGCTCCGGACAAGATCTGGCTGAATGTCGCTTATTCCTTCAACGACTTCCGCTTCGACCAAGATCCGACCTTCGGAAGCAATCGATTGCCGGGAGCCCCAAGTCACTATTTGCGCGCAGAGCTTCTCTACAAGCACCCTACCGGGGTCTATTTTGGACCCAACATCGAATGGGTGCCACAGGCCTACTTCGTCGATAGCATGAACACGCTGACGACAGAGCCTTACGCGCTGTTGGGATTGAAAGCCGGCTTCGACAATGGTGGCCCGATGTCTGCCTACGTCGAGGGGCGCAATCTCACCAACAAGACCTACATAGCCAGCGCGAGCATCATCGATCGAGCGACGGCGACGTCAGCATTGTTTGAGCCGGGTACGGGGAGAGCAGTGTATGCTGGAATGAGGTATCGATGGTGA
- a CDS encoding globin — MNASLNPIEQSFELAASRCTDLTPHVYQRLFEQHPETRAMFRTQGSELVMGSMLALTIEAILDFAGDRRGQFRLIACEVVSHDGYGTPRELFIAFFAVIRDTLRDLLRDEWSPDIAQAWDRLLIEIDAFAGVPA; from the coding sequence ATGAATGCTTCTCTCAATCCGATCGAACAGAGCTTTGAACTTGCAGCCTCGCGCTGCACCGATCTCACGCCACACGTCTATCAGCGGCTGTTCGAACAGCATCCCGAAACGCGGGCGATGTTCCGCACGCAGGGCAGCGAGCTCGTGATGGGATCGATGCTCGCACTCACGATCGAGGCGATTCTCGACTTCGCCGGTGATCGCCGTGGGCAATTCCGGCTGATCGCATGCGAGGTCGTATCGCACGATGGCTACGGCACGCCGCGCGAGCTGTTCATCGCCTTCTTTGCCGTGATCAGGGATACGTTGCGCGATCTCCTCCGCGATGAATGGTCGCCGGACATCGCGCAGGCCTGGGACCGACTGCTCATCGAGATCGACGCGTTCGCGGGTGTCCCGGCCTGA
- a CDS encoding sugar ABC transporter ATP-binding protein, which translates to MREDRSPILELQGITKSFGGVEALRGVDFALSPGEIHGLVGENGAGKSTLMKIIAGVHTEFSGRFLIDGQETHFRSARDAHSAGIAMVHQELSVAPDLTVAENVFLGNQPTNRLGLVQWRRMAREAGEQLARFGIDVDPMSRLGDLPIGLQQLIEIARVLFSGARIVILDEPTSALSPPEVERLFATLRRLREEGTAIVFISHFIEDILRVSDTVTVFRNGRKVAETASAATSKGALIEAMIGRGGEALEHSYSDDLMLPRPSDSSVVLKVDQLSLARSLKDISFEARAGEVLGIYGFMGCGQQELSRILFGKLKPDGGTLAVEGKPKTFASTAAARRAGVALVPESRRAMLFHQEPVYKNISISILDRISALLLKPAQERDIAKRQVEQLQIRPPVVGLDLGMLSGGNQQKVALAKWLTYPPKLLVLCEPTRGMDVGAKNDVINIVRDLRARGLAIIVLSTEPETVLSLADRILVLKRGALVREFKNEPVSKDRLLEAA; encoded by the coding sequence ATGCGAGAGGATCGTTCGCCTATCCTGGAACTCCAGGGCATCACGAAGAGCTTCGGCGGCGTCGAGGCGCTTCGTGGTGTCGACTTCGCACTTTCACCCGGCGAGATCCATGGTCTCGTCGGCGAGAACGGCGCGGGAAAAAGCACGCTGATGAAGATCATCGCCGGCGTGCACACCGAATTCTCGGGCCGCTTCCTGATCGACGGACAGGAGACGCATTTCCGCTCGGCCCGCGACGCCCACAGCGCCGGCATCGCCATGGTGCACCAGGAGCTGTCCGTCGCACCGGACCTCACGGTCGCGGAGAACGTGTTTCTGGGCAACCAGCCGACCAACCGGCTCGGCCTGGTGCAATGGCGGCGGATGGCGCGCGAGGCCGGCGAGCAGCTCGCCCGCTTCGGCATCGACGTCGATCCGATGAGCAGGCTCGGCGACCTCCCGATCGGGCTCCAGCAACTGATCGAGATCGCGCGCGTGCTGTTCTCCGGCGCGCGCATCGTCATCCTGGACGAGCCGACCTCCGCCCTCTCCCCGCCCGAGGTCGAGCGACTGTTCGCAACGCTGCGGCGCCTGCGCGAGGAAGGCACGGCGATCGTCTTCATCTCGCATTTCATCGAGGACATCTTGCGCGTGTCCGACACGGTGACCGTGTTCCGCAACGGCCGGAAGGTCGCGGAGACGGCAAGTGCTGCGACCAGCAAGGGCGCGCTGATCGAGGCCATGATCGGTCGCGGTGGCGAAGCGCTCGAGCACAGCTATAGCGACGATCTGATGCTGCCGCGGCCGAGCGACAGCTCGGTGGTCCTGAAGGTCGATCAACTGTCGCTGGCCCGCAGCCTGAAGGACATCTCCTTCGAGGCCCGCGCCGGTGAAGTGCTCGGCATCTACGGCTTCATGGGCTGCGGCCAGCAGGAGCTGTCACGTATCCTGTTCGGCAAGCTGAAACCGGACGGCGGCACGCTTGCGGTCGAGGGCAAGCCCAAGACGTTCGCCAGCACGGCAGCGGCGCGGCGCGCCGGCGTGGCGCTGGTGCCGGAGAGCCGGCGCGCAATGCTGTTCCACCAGGAGCCGGTCTACAAGAACATCTCGATCAGCATTCTCGATCGCATCTCGGCGCTGCTGCTCAAGCCGGCGCAGGAGCGCGACATCGCAAAGCGCCAGGTCGAGCAGCTCCAGATCAGGCCGCCGGTGGTCGGGCTCGATCTCGGCATGCTCTCCGGCGGAAATCAGCAAAAGGTCGCGCTGGCGAAATGGCTGACCTATCCGCCCAAGCTCCTCGTGCTGTGCGAACCGACCCGCGGCATGGATGTCGGTGCCAAGAATGACGTTATCAACATCGTCCGCGATCTTCGCGCCAGGGGGCTCGCGATCATCGTGCTGTCGACCGAGCCGGAAACGGTGCTGTCGCTGGCCGATCGCATCCTCGTGCTCAAGCGCGGCGCATTGGTGCGTGAATTCAAGAACGAGCCGGTCAGCAAGGACCGCCTGCTGGAAGCGGCGTGA